A window of the Rhizobium sp. N324 genome harbors these coding sequences:
- the panB gene encoding 3-methyl-2-oxobutanoate hydroxymethyltransferase, protein MSATGSQMRLTPTRICAMKGGKPIVCLTAYTTPMARLLDEHCDLLLVGDSLGMVLYGMETTIGVTLDMMIAHGKAVMRGVSKACVVVDMPFGSYQESKEVAFRNAVRILQETGCDAVKLEGGEEMAETIAFLTKRGVPVMGHIGLMPQQVHTAGGYRSVGHSEHETSKIRRDAHAIGGSGAFAAVIEGTVEPLAREVTSAMHIPTIGIGASSACDGQVLVSDDILGLFNDFTPRFVKRYDELGKRIAAAAAAYADEVRSRKFPAAEHTFKRRP, encoded by the coding sequence ATGAGCGCGACCGGATCTCAAATGCGCCTGACGCCGACGCGCATCTGCGCTATGAAGGGTGGCAAGCCGATCGTCTGCCTGACCGCCTATACGACGCCGATGGCGCGCCTCCTCGATGAGCATTGCGACCTGCTGCTGGTCGGAGACTCGCTCGGCATGGTGCTCTACGGCATGGAGACCACCATCGGCGTCACGCTCGACATGATGATCGCCCATGGCAAGGCTGTGATGCGCGGTGTTAGCAAGGCTTGCGTCGTCGTCGACATGCCGTTCGGCAGTTATCAGGAATCGAAAGAGGTTGCCTTCCGCAATGCCGTCCGCATCCTGCAGGAAACCGGCTGCGATGCCGTCAAGCTGGAGGGCGGCGAGGAGATGGCCGAGACCATCGCTTTTCTGACGAAGCGAGGCGTCCCGGTCATGGGACATATCGGCCTGATGCCGCAGCAGGTTCATACCGCCGGAGGCTATCGTTCCGTCGGCCATTCGGAGCATGAGACGTCGAAGATCCGGCGCGACGCGCACGCCATCGGCGGCTCGGGCGCCTTTGCGGCCGTCATCGAAGGCACGGTGGAGCCGCTTGCCCGGGAGGTGACTTCAGCCATGCACATACCGACCATCGGTATCGGCGCCTCTTCCGCCTGCGACGGCCAGGTTCTGGTGTCCGACGACATTCTGGGGCTCTTCAACGATTTCACGCCGCGTTTCGTCAAGCGTTACGACGAACTCGGCAAGAGGATCGCGGCTGCGGCTGCGGCCTATGCCGACGAAGTCCGGTCGCGAAAATTTCCGGCAGCCGAGCATACGTTCAAACGGCGCCCGTAA